ATCATACAGAAAGTGGCCGCGGCCTTTACCCAGTCCATAGGACACCAGGCTGACGAGAATGAAGGACACGAGACAGACGGACGACCAAACCAAGCAAGAGTTTCCAACAGAATCAGAAAATACGGTACGAACAGGAAAACATGCATTCCCTTTCGatatcttcttttttattCCTATTGCTATACTCTATCCAATTTAATCGTTTACTGTTTGAAATCAATCCCCGATCAGCAACCAAACCTTGTGGAGAGACAAAACGAAAGAGACGGAGAAAAACTCACGGTGATAACGCTAGGCTTGTCCCTACCAGTGAACTCCTTCAACTTGGAGATATTCAAAGCAACTTCAATCAACGGCTTCAATCCAACCTGGGCATCATTCCCATACTCGCTCTCATCCTTGCTGTACTTTTCGACATACAATCGAATCGTCGCACCAGAAGATCCTGTACCGGAAAGACGGAAGATGATTCTTGATCCATCCTCAAACTTGATGTACAACCCCTGGTTGGTGGAGACAGAGCCGTCGATAGGGTCAGTGTATGAAAAGTCATCAGCCTCGGCGACCTTGAAGGAAGCGTTAGAGGAAGTGGCCTTGAGGGAAGAACCGACAAAACCGGGAGAAGTAAAGAGCTTGCCGAGGTGGgccatcatcttctccgCAGGCTCAGACTCGCATTCTTCATAGTCGTATcgagagaagaaggatcGACCATACTTTTTCCAATGTTGCATGAGAACGTCATTAATACCGGATCCGGGCTTTTCCCTGTTCGCAGCGGCGAGGATAGAGAGCCAGGCTAACATTATTATTTCGTTAGAATCATATCAAGTAAAAGTAAAAGAAGGGGACAAGACTGACCGACAATAGCCCAAACACCATCCTTTTCTCGAATATGGTCCGAACCGGTACCGAAAGACTCTTCACCACAAATGGAAAGTCGACCAGCATCCATCAAGTTACCAAAAAACTTCCATCCAGTCGGCACCTCAAACACTTCGAGACCCCTCTCCTTGGCGACAATGTCAATAGCACCGCTGGTAGGCATAGACCTCGCGAGACCCTTGACACCGCTCTTGAAGTAAGGAATGGCCTTTTCAGCCCAGTCGGCAATGATGGCGACACTGTCAGAAGGCGTGACGAACGCACCCTTGCCATAAATCATGTTTCGGTCACCGTCACCATCAGACGCAGCACCAAACTCAATATTCTCCCTCTCAACTCGCTCAACAAGCTCATGAGCATAAGTCAAGTTGGGGTCGGGATGACTACCGCCAAAGTCGGGAGAAGGGACACAGTTTTGAATAGAAGATTCGGGCAAACCGAGCTCGTCCACAAAGATCGCTCGGCCATAAGGACCGGTGACACCGTTAAGCGCGTCAAAGAGGACGGTAGGTTTAGGGGTAGTGGTGTGAAGCCAGTCCTTGATGCCTTCAAAGTCAAAGATGGATTTGAGGAGGTCAATGTAGTTGGAGACAGGGTCAACGATGGTCACCTTGAGAGGACCGTGGGTGAACTCCCCAGTCTTGGACAGGTCGAGctaatttttttttccccAAGTTAGACATTTGCTCAGGCCCTTGATTTaacaaaaaaaaacttacatCAGGCAAGTTGATCTGCTTGTACTCTTGGATGTTGTCGGCAACCTTGTGGATCGCATTGGTCACATCCTCGGGGGCAGGTCCACCATTGGCAGTGTTGAACTTGATACCAAAGTCATTATCGGGACCACCGGGGTTGTGAGAAGCAGTGAGGAGGATACCACCATCGGTCTTGAGGGATCGAA
The sequence above is drawn from the Cryptococcus gattii WM276 chromosome N, complete sequence genome and encodes:
- a CDS encoding Phosphoglucomutase, putative (Similar to TIGR gene model, INSD accession AAW47053.1), producing the protein MSEIVTIKTKPYSGQKPGTSGLRKKVKIFQQEHYTENFIQAILSAMPGGPEGKTIVVGGDGRYYSPEATQIILRIGAANGIKHIILGQNAILSTPAGSALIRSLKTDGGILLTASHNPGGPDNDFGIKFNTANGGPAPEDVTNAIHKVADNIQEYKQINLPDLDLSKTGEFTHGPLKVTIVDPVSNYIDLLKSIFDFEGIKDWLHTTTPKPTVLFDALNGVTGPYGRAIFVDELGLPESSIQNCVPSPDFGGSHPDPNLTYAHELVERVERENIEFGAASDGDGDRNMIYGKGAFVTPSDSVAIIADWAEKAIPYFKSGVKGLARSMPTSGAIDIVAKERGLEVFEVPTGWKFFGNLMDAGRLSICGEESFGTGSDHIREKDGVWAIVAWLSILAAANREKPGSGINDVLMQHWKKYGRSFFSRYDYEECESEPAEKMMAHLGKLFTSPGFVGSSLKATSSNASFKVAEADDFSYTDPIDGSVSTNQGLYIKFEDGSRIIFRLSGTGSSGATIRLYVEKYSKDESEYGNDAQVGLKPLIEVALNISKLKEFTGRDKPSVIT